One window of the Lepisosteus oculatus isolate fLepOcu1 chromosome 24, fLepOcu1.hap2, whole genome shotgun sequence genome contains the following:
- the LOC102693850 gene encoding LOW QUALITY PROTEIN: toll-like receptor 4 (The sequence of the model RefSeq protein was modified relative to this genomic sequence to represent the inferred CDS: deleted 2 bases in 1 codon) encodes MYSTKPKVKKDFIMVDKHHQSLDFSFNHLKILQQASFTLLPDLTALDHTRCKIILIEDNVFLHVKQLTILIFTGNPIKQISDRSFSHLKILQQLTFVEVCISSIGDLPIFSLTKLTELNMGKNNLKTIRMPHTLNFTALLEFCNSNILSVLAKDTLCFRNTNTANTVTIILSKNRIADIEPIAFNGMHIGELHLRSAFTSPENTKNCLRAMAGLKVDKPVLGNYRDDKTLISSQTNLFEGLCMITCLSFLLARDWDRLSRGLPHQVAPHPLPEGLCLTPIPPSTLSPVEPSHSVRSYRYA; translated from the exons ATGTACAGCACTAAGCCTAAAGTCAAGAAGGACTTCATCATGGTTGATAAACACCACCAAA GTCTAGACTTCAGCTTTAACCACCTGAAGATACTACAGCAAGCTTCCTTCACTCTGCTTCCTGATCTAACTGCTCTTGACCACACAAG GTGCAAAATCATCCTGATTGAAGACAATGTATTTCTGCATGTGAAACAATtgaccattttaatttttactggGAACCCAATCAAACAAATCTCAGATAGATCTTTCTCTCATCTGAAGATACTACAGCAGCTTACATTTGTGGAAGTTTGTATTTCTTCTATAGGGGACTTGCCTATTTTCTCCTTGACAAAACTGACGGAGCTGAACATGGGCAAGAACAATCTGAAGACAATAAGAATGCCACATACATTAAATTTCACTGCCCTTCTTGAGTTTTGCAATAGTAACATTTTAAGTGTACTGGCAAAAGATACTTTGTGTTTTAGAAATACGAACACAGCAAAC ACTGTAACAATCATTTTATCAAAAAACAGAATTGCGGACATTGAACCTATAGCTTTCAATGGAATGCACATTGGTGAACTTCACCTGAGAAGTGCCTTTACCTCTCCTGAAAATACGAAGAACTGCCTAAGAGCAATGGCAGGCCTAAAAGTTGACAAACCTGTCCTTGGAAACTACAGAGATGATAAAACTCTCATATCATCTCAGACTAACCTTTTTGAGGGCTTATGCATGATCACAT GTCTCTCCTTCTTACTCGCTCGGGATTGGGATCGGTTGTCAAGAGGCTTGcctcaccaggtcgccccacatccCCTACCTGAGGGCTTATGTCTCACTCCGATTCCACCCAGTACCTTGAGCCCGGTCGAACCCTCTCATTCGGTCCGTTCctaccgctacgcatag